The genome window ACTTGGTTTTATTGAAGGTGTTATCATTGACTCACACTTTGTAGCCCGTGGCAGGTTTGGGCGCTTAATGGAAGCTGTTGTGATACACCCTAAAACAATAGGAATAGGTCTCGGCGAAGACACAGGCGTACTTATTACAGACGGTGACCTGATCGAAACAATAGGATCAAACCTGGTGGTAATTATTGATGGACATAATGTAGGCTATACCAATGTGCACCATGTTTCTCCGGGTCGCCCAATCTCTATCGAAGGTCTGTTGATGCACGTTCTGGCTAAGGGTAACATTTATAATATAGATACCCGGGAGTTCTTTAAAGATGAAGAGGCACTGCAGCACAGTTTGCTACAGGCCTCCCAACGCTAATCCGCCTAAGGTGGCAACCCGCAAGTATAGCATCGCTTATAGCTTTTGACTTGCCACCGCTACTTCCTCTCTGTAAATTGCTACCAGCGGTTCCAGGTTATTGATCTTGCAGGCACGGTACATTCCTGCAGAATTAAATGGCATGGCAACATTACCTGCGTTATCAACGGCTATTAAGCCACCTTCCCCGCCTAGTTTCACCAGTTTATCCATTACTACCTTGTCGCAGGCCTGCTGTAAAGTATAGCCTTTATATTCCATTAAGCAGGAAACATCGTAAGCCACCACAGCTCTCAGAAAAAACTCACCGTGACCGGTGCAGGAAATGGCACAGGTATAGTTATTAGCATAAGTACCAGCGCCTATTACCGGTGTATCGCCTATTCGGTTATAGTTCTTATTGGTCATGCCTCCTGTTGATGTTGCAGCTGCTACATTTCCATGTTGGTCTAATGCCACAGCCCCTACAGTACCAAATTTCTCATCTCCGGCTGTGTGGTCCAGCATAAACATATCAGAATCACGTACCTCACTCCATTGTTTGTAGCGAAGGGCATCAAAAAAGTATTCTTCCGGTTCGAAAACCAGATGCTGTTTACGGGCAAATTCTTCGGCGCCATAGCCACTCATAAATACATGGTCTGAATACTCCAGTATAGCTCTTGCCAATGAAACAGGATTTTTAAGGCTATACACCCCGGCTACAGCCCCGGCCTGTAGTGTTTTACCACACATAATAGCTGCATCCATTTCGTGTTTGCCATGTTTTGTAAACACAGATCCCTTTCCTGCATTAAACAGAGGCGTATCTTCCAGATCTTCTACTGTTTTCTGAACAGCATCGAGTGCAGTACCGCCATCAGCCAGAATTTTGCTACCAATTTCCAACGCCTTGTTCAAGGCTGTTTTATACTTTACTTCAAGTGCCGGGGTCATCGAAGACGGTGTAATAGTTCCGGCTCCTCCATGAATGGCAATAGAGAAATTACCCATTTGCATTAATTTTTGGTACAACTCATCATACTTTACGGTGCTATGCAGCCACAGTTCATCCGGGGTTAAAGTTTGCAAAAAAAGTACACTTAAACCGTAGCAAAACACTTAAACCACATTAAAATTTAGTATCTTTGTTTTTAGTTAATAAATAAAAAATACAGAAATTATGTCGTTTGATATCCAAGGAAAACTGCACGAAATTTTTGCGGAAAACCAGGTAAGTGATAAATTCAGAAAGCGCGAGTTTGTGCTCGAGATTCCGGATGGATCTTATACCCAGTACGCTAAGTTTCAGCTAACTCAGGATAAGTGCAACCTGCTAGACCAGTTCCAGAAAGGACAGGAAGTAAAGGTAACTTTTAATTTATCGGGTAAGCCATTTGTGAAGAACGGTGAAACCTTATACTTTACTAACCTGCAGGCCTGGAGACTTGAAGCTGCAAATGGTGGCGGTAACTTCGGCGGAGCTCCTGCTTCGGCACCTGCGCAGGCACCTACGTTCTATTCTTCTGATGCAGATAACGATTTACCTTTCTAAGTATAGGTATCATATACAGAATGCAGAAAAGCGAGCTTAAGGCTCGCTTTTTTTATGGCTACCTGAGCCAACCTTTCACGTAAACTGTAGTAAAAAACACGCTCCGTAAGGTTATACTTTACTAAAGCGTTAACAGAGCTATACTATGGATGAACTCCAGCGCCTTATCTGGCAGGGCGAGAATGACCAGGTGGATTTTAAACAACGGGTTACCCAACCTGAAAAAATTGCCCGTACCATGGTGTCTTTTGCAAATACACGCGGGGGCGTAATACTGATCGGAGTTAAAGATAATGGTATCATTTGTGGCATAGACCCGGAAGAAGAAAAACATACCCTGCACCTGGCTGCCAATTTTTACTGCGATCCGCCAGTTGCGCTCACCTACGACGAACTGGAAGTTGACCACCATACCGTACTGAAGGTAACCATACCGGAGAGCCGGCATAAACCACACTTTGCTAAGGTAAAAGAAGACGACTGGCGTGGCTATGTGCGTGTAAAGGATACCAGCGTACAAACCAGCAAAATGGTAGACAAAGTGTTGCAGCACGAAAGCCCTGTTTTTGAACGGATTCCGCTGGACCGCCACGAAAACGCAGCCCTTGAAATATTACAGAAGCAGCCCCGCCTAACCCTGAAGCAGTATATGAAAGCAGCTAACCTATCGGAGCGGCGTGCCCATCGGATACTTATAAAGCTTGTAATACATGGTTACCTGCGCCTGCACGATAAAGAAAAGGAAGACTATTATACGTTAAGCTAATCTTTATACCTCAGCAGGTTACCTTTCAGGTAGGTTTCGGTATGGGTTAAGTTCCCTTGTTCATCAAATACCTGCCACTCTCCCTCCCAATAATAATGAGCCATGGTACTGTCGCGGTATAACTTTGCGTTGCCCGATTTAGCCAAGTTGCCATTCTCGTGGTACCGCCAGACCTGTATTACAGGTGAGTTACGGGTATACTTTTCTTTCATGTACAATCCGCCACCAGGGTAATAATAGCGCCATGTACCTACTTCTTTGCCATGCTTAAACCGCCCGTTCCTGATCAGGTCCTTATCAT of Pontibacter deserti contains these proteins:
- a CDS encoding isoaspartyl peptidase/L-asparaginase family protein yields the protein MQTLTPDELWLHSTVKYDELYQKLMQMGNFSIAIHGGAGTITPSSMTPALEVKYKTALNKALEIGSKILADGGTALDAVQKTVEDLEDTPLFNAGKGSVFTKHGKHEMDAAIMCGKTLQAGAVAGVYSLKNPVSLARAILEYSDHVFMSGYGAEEFARKQHLVFEPEEYFFDALRYKQWSEVRDSDMFMLDHTAGDEKFGTVGAVALDQHGNVAAATSTGGMTNKNYNRIGDTPVIGAGTYANNYTCAISCTGHGEFFLRAVVAYDVSCLMEYKGYTLQQACDKVVMDKLVKLGGEGGLIAVDNAGNVAMPFNSAGMYRACKINNLEPLVAIYREEVAVASQKL
- a CDS encoding DUF3127 domain-containing protein, whose protein sequence is MSFDIQGKLHEIFAENQVSDKFRKREFVLEIPDGSYTQYAKFQLTQDKCNLLDQFQKGQEVKVTFNLSGKPFVKNGETLYFTNLQAWRLEAANGGGNFGGAPASAPAQAPTFYSSDADNDLPF
- a CDS encoding AlbA family DNA-binding domain-containing protein, coding for MDELQRLIWQGENDQVDFKQRVTQPEKIARTMVSFANTRGGVILIGVKDNGIICGIDPEEEKHTLHLAANFYCDPPVALTYDELEVDHHTVLKVTIPESRHKPHFAKVKEDDWRGYVRVKDTSVQTSKMVDKVLQHESPVFERIPLDRHENAALEILQKQPRLTLKQYMKAANLSERRAHRILIKLVIHGYLRLHDKEKEDYYTLS
- a CDS encoding toxin-antitoxin system YwqK family antitoxin yields the protein MNRKCLYILFLMLLPTICTAQIAVPYKIKRWYNPFQVNAFDKNKEYHGRWKIYINDDKDLIRNGRFKHGKEVGTWRYYYPGGGLYMKEKYTRNSPVIQVWRYHENGNLAKSGNAKLYRDSTMAHYYWEGEWQVFDEQGNLTHTETYLKGNLLRYKD